A window of Mytilus edulis chromosome 10, xbMytEdul2.2, whole genome shotgun sequence contains these coding sequences:
- the LOC139491953 gene encoding uncharacterized protein isoform X12, which translates to MPEKREEEVVSPSLQRANLRFRWAKTIPVSSNEIIFFSSHKMEEPLKLTWSEGADCYYSKDLEVPTGMYKGTLVIDEKSYPIDEVTVKHYTFEADLYVKDDIIEDNFSAEREKTVEDVDTYSDTNKSSNDQTGLHYTGKIEDIIRQQMHSVSPEQEFTVKSDHGSGRHTPIGDVGFETYQDGLNNSYSKHLNASVVEDEIEQSFNQSQHSSKPQTPQPTVEEIIENTLRESRSQERTTPQSDRLADFFSSEDQRISTDKILNGDGSLEFAEHYKSPSSSARQTPQRDFIGDVLGFDQPKSTEGSVHSYEQRRTPIRSVEGSLHSSARHTPLEGSMHGSDRRTSLEGSLHGSTRHTPLEGSLHGSDRRTPLDGSFHGSDRRTPLEGSLHGSLGRHTPLDDIVQTASPAGSLHGSTHSSTRQTPLQTSTRQTPSETFRTSQENLYGSHSSLPGHGGSRPLSLTSEQELTQYFEQSSKRVSEPASTGSTKTPTPQQYSSGIQSNGNRAHGASSLPVITTQQRLQAEKRSKTPDNYIRVPGSMTSPAAVARPSSVTRGSTSSSRASNRTITPGDDVERQLSMDSVVQKRIEDLEDTVRNLRKLLSAREQEVHELTDQLNDIRDINRSLQDDLEHSREKQSSTPKPGKNQELERRYGLLSNEKEILAQEVVKLHDHINDLQQRLERDGRPDGETHPSISSYDPNNPNALQRKIADLQSQVQDLQEANESAVLEVNNSERKIKELTKQNEGFRTTQNVGHQDLHAENRMLHDKISKLWEQGYGDSTDHKVRVENQQLRDDNRAIRERNYKLHEENLKLKEEVTEIRRVLERQSSDSKMSRISVGNLEREHMDSKYSSLDRSKLPSLGIEKSPNTSLTLLNGHTDHRPIPEKDGHRYSYRQNKEEKLYTGLSERESVNKYSTQIDDSKYRTSMEKSEPYLRNTYVSDDLKSSYDTDARTFRDVENKEESRFRSSLERAEAKLRSSLEKNSYLDKITRYETKGTDRLKTDRSLDRSLDRSRTHERPKSETYRSMPDGISDKDERSPSQRYDLTPTRHHDNRIDRKTEYEKRNDYGLESKSLTSIDRDYKTLTASYPELARIVPTSDAEKRRGYDKKYTSYQSDGNESDTATDILVSAQPYEQRISPVSPIESQDHKGHSKYHRRSYSQRRDSLGSDCSSIEDVEESYSKQRLHNRSKSADGRELLRRTEPMGSSGRSPTPNRTDRFGLTTGDPGFRSITPNVLPTQHNRLLDRGSLTNITTGLRPFAPRTPGDINIEDVVKFSRQGGKLSQGKIKFVGHLPGRSDIYLGVELDKEDGKHDGTFEGVRYYKCKPNKGVFVAFNKVVMAWAPNL; encoded by the exons ATATTATTGAGGATAATTTCTCTGCTGAACGAGAGAAGACCGTGGAAGATGTTGATACATACAGCGACACTAATAAATCTAGTAATGACCAAACAGGGTTACATTATACAGGCAAAATTGAGGACATTATACGACAACAGATGCATTCAGTCAGCCCTGAACAAGAGTTCACAGTTAAATCAGACCATGGTTCTGGCAGACATACACCTATAGGTGATGTTGGTTTTGAGACATACCAAGATGGATTAAATAATTCTTATAGCAAACATTTAAATGCATCTGTCGTGGAGGATGAAATCGAACAGAGTTTTAATCAATCTCAGCATTCTTCAAAACCACAAACCCCACAGCCTACAGTGgaagaaataattgaaaatacatTAAGAGAATCAAGAAGTCAGGAGCGAACAACTCCTCAGTCTGATCGTCTGGCTGACTTTTTCAGCAGCGAAGATCAAAGAATTTCTACTGATAAGATTTTAAATGGTGATGGATCATTAGAATTTGCTGAGCATTACAAATCCCCTTCTAGCTCTGCTCGGCAAACACCACAGAGGGACTTCATAGGTGATGTCCTTGGATTTGACCAGCCTAAATCAACTGAAGGCTCTGTCCATAGTTATGAGCAAAGAAGAACACCCATTAGGTCTGTAGAAGGTTCTCTGCATAGTTCAGCTAGACATACACCTTTAGAAGGTTCCATGCATGGTTCAGATAGGCGTACTTCGTTAGAAGGGTCCCTCCATGGATCAACCAGACACACACCTTTAGAAGGTTCTCTGCATGGATCAGATAGACGTACACCTTTAGATGGTTCCTTTCATGGATCAGATAGACGTACACCATTAGAAGGTTCCCTACATGGCTCACTGGGTAGACATACACCGTTAGATGATATAGTACAAACTGCCTCTCCTGCTGGAAGCCTTCATGGATCAACTCACAGTTCTACACGTCAGACCCCATTACAAACATCTACACGACAAACTCCCTCTGAGACCTTCCGAACAAGCCAGGAAAATTTATATGGGTCACACAGCTCATTACCTGGTCATGGTGGCTCAAGGCCCCTGAGTTTGACGAGTGAACAAGAATTAACACAATACTTTGAGCAGAGCAGTAAAAGAGTTAGTGAACCTGCTTCTACAGGATCAACTAAAACACCAACTCCACAACAATATTCTTCAGGAATACAAAGTAACGGTAATAGAGCTCACGGTGCGTCTAGTTTACCAGTAATCACTACACAGCAGAGACTTCAGGCAGAAAAACGTAGCAAGACACCAGATAATTATATCAGGGTTCCTGGTAGCATGACATCTCCTGCTGCTGTAGCTAGACCATCGTCAGTAACAAGAGGCTCCACCTCCTCATCCAGGGCCAGTAATAGGACTATCACACCAGGGGATGATGTGGAGAGACAACTTTCTATG GACAGTGTGGTGCAGAAAAGAATAGAGGATCTAGAAGATACAGTCAGAAATCTACGTAAATTATTAAGTGCTAGGGAACAAGAGGTCCATGAATTAACTGATCAACTCAATGATATTAGAGACATCAATAGGTCTTTACAAGATGATCTGGAACACAGCAGAGAGAAACAGTCAAGTACACCCAAACCTGGAAAAAATCAGGAG ttaGAAAGACGGTATGGCCTGTTATCCAATGAGAAGGAGATATTAGCACAGGAAGTGGTCAAACTACACGATCACATCAATGATTTACAGCAAAGATTAGAGAGAGATGGACGACCTGATGGAGAGACACATCCTAGTATAAGTAGTTACGATCCAAATAATCCAAACGCTCTTCAAAGAAAaatcg ctGACCTACAAAGTCAAGTACAAGACTTACAAGAAGCCAATGAGTCAGCAGTTTTGGAGGTGAATAATTCAGAGAGGAAAATAAAAGAGCTAACAAAACAGAATGAAGGTTTCAGAACAACACAAAATGTTGGTCATCAGGATTTACACGCAGAGAATAGAATGCTACATGATAAG ATATCCAAACTTTGGGAGCAAGGATATGGAGACAGTACAGATCACAAGGTCAGAGTTGAGAACCAACAGCTGAGAGATGATAATCGTGCCATCAGGGAAAGGAATTATAAACTACATGAAGAAAATCTTAAACTGAAAGAGGAAGTTACAGAAATCAGAAGAGTACTAGAGAGACAAAGCTCAGATTCCAAAATGTCTAGAATTAGTGTTGGTAATTTAG AAAGAGAACATATGGATTCCAAATATTCGAGCCTTGATAGATCAAAACTACCAAGTTTAGGAATAGAAAAATCACCAAACACAAGTTTGACTCTTTTAAATGGACATACTGATCATAGACCTATTCCAGAAAAAGATGGTCATCGCTATAGTTACCGACAAAACAAGGAAGAAAAATTATATACTGGACTAAGTGAGAGAGAAAGTGTAAATAAGTACTCTACTCAAATCGATGATTCTAAATATAGAACAAGTATGGAAAAGTCAGAGCCCTATCTACGAAATACTTACGTCAGTGACGATTTAAAGAGTTCTTATGATACAGATGCAAGAACATTTAGAGATGTAGAAAACAAAGAGGAAAGTCGATTTAGAAGTAGTTTGGAAAGAGCAGAAGCTAAATTGAGAAGTAGTTTAGAGAAAAATTCATATTTAGATAAAATTACACGATACGAAACGAAAGGTACTGATAGATTAAAAACTGATAGGAGTTTAGATAGGAGTTTGGATAGAAGTAGAACTCATGAACGACCAAAGTCAGAAACTTATCGCTCGATGCCGGATGGAATTAGTGACAAAGATGAAAGATCGCCTAGTCAGCGATACGATTTGACCCCAACTCGTCACCATgacaacagaattgacagaaagacagaatatgaaaaaagaaatgattATGGCTTAGAATCTAAAAGTCTGACCAGTATAGATAGGGATTATAAAACACTGACGGCATCTTACCCAGAACTAGCAAGAATAGTACCCACCTCTGATGCAGAAAAACGGAGAG GTTATGACAAGAAGTACACATCTTATCAGAGTGATGGGAATGAAAGCGACACTGCCACAGACATACTTGTCTCAGCCCAGCCATACGAACAGAGAATTTCACCTGTATCACCTATAGAGTCACAAGATCATAAAGGTCATTCCAAATATCATCGCCGTAGTTACAGTCAGAGACGGGACTCTTTAGGGTCAGACTGCTCATCGATAGAAGACGTGGAAGAATCATACAGTAAACAACGACTACACAACAGATCCAAGTCAGCTGATGGACGAG AACTTTTAAGACGTACAGAACCAATGGGAAGCTCTGGTAGATCTCCTACTCCCAACAGAACAGACAGATTTGGACTGACGACAGGAGATCCTGGGTTCCGTAGTATCACACCAAATGTTTTACCTACACAGCATAACAGATTATTAGATAGAGG ATCTTTAACAAACATAACAACTGGTTTGAGACCATTTGCACCAAGAACACCTGGCGATATAAACATTGAAGATGTAGTAAAATTCTCTCGACAAGGTGGAAAACTTAGCCAAGGGAAAATCAAATTTGTTGGACATCTTCCAGGCAGAAGTGATATTTACTTAGGAGTAGAGCTTGATAAGGAAG atGGTAAACATGACGGCACATTTGAAGGAGTGAGGTATTATAAATG CAAACCCAATAAAGGAGTGTTTGTAGCATTCAACAAAGTGGTGATGGCTTGGGCTCCAAACTTGTAA
- the LOC139491953 gene encoding uncharacterized protein isoform X10 → MPEKREEEVVSPSLQRANLRFRWAKTIPVSSNEIIFFSSHKMEEPLKLTWSEGADCYYSKDLEVPTGMYKGTLVIDEKSYPIDEVTVKHYTFEADLYVKDDIIEDNFSAEREKTVEDVDTYSDTNKSSNDQTGLHYTGKIEDIIRQQMHSVSPEQEFTVKSDHGSGRHTPIGDVGFETYQDGLNNSYSKHLNASVVEDEIEQSFNQSQHSSKPQTPQPTVEEIIENTLRESRSQERTTPQSDRLADFFSSEDQRISTDKILNGDGSLEFAEHYKSPSSSARQTPQRDFIGDVLGFDQPKSTEGSVHSYEQRRTPIRSVEGSLHSSARHTPLEGSMHGSDRRTSLEGSLHGSTRHTPLEGSLHGSDRRTPLDGSFHGSDRRTPLEGSLHGSLGRHTPLDDIVQTASPAGSLHGSTHSSTRQTPLQTSTRQTPSETFRTSQENLYGSHSSLPGHGGSRPLSLTSEQELTQYFEQSSKRVSEPASTGSTKTPTPQQYSSGIQSNGNRAHGASSLPVITTQQRLQAEKRSKTPDNYIRVPGSMTSPAAVARPSSVTRGSTSSSRASNRTITPGDDVERQLSMDSVVQKRIEDLEDTVRNLRKLLSAREQEVHELTDQLNDIRDINRSLQDDLEHSREKQSSTPKPGKNQELERRYGLLSNEKEILAQEVVKLHDHINDLQQRLERDGRPDGETHPSISSYDPNNPNALQRKIADLQSQVQDLQEANESAVLEVNNSERKIKELTKQNEGFRTTQNVGHQDLHAENRMLHDKISKLWEQGYGDSTDHKVRVENQQLRDDNRAIRERNYKLHEENLKLKEEVTEIRRVLERQSSDSKMSRISVGNLEREHMDSKYSSLDRSKLPSLGIEKSPNTSLTLLNGHTDHRPIPEKDGHRYSYRQNKEEKLYTGLSERESVNKYSTQIDDSKYRTSMEKSEPYLRNTYVSDDLKSSYDTDARTFRDVENKEESRFRSSLERAEAKLRSSLEKNSYLDKITRYETKGTDRLKTDRSLDRSLDRSRTHERPKSETYRSMPDGISDKDERSPSQRYDLTPTRHHDNRIDRKTEYEKRNDYGLESKSLTSIDRDYKTLTASYPELARIVPTSDAEKRRGLNRTEGYLRDEDMSRYTCTRPRVDTRMSYSTQDYHNRDYDAYNSYDKKYTSYQSDGNESDTATDILVSAQPYEQRISPVSPIESQDHKGHSKYHRRSYSQRRDSLGSDCSSIEDVEESYSKQRLHNRSKSADGRELLRRTEPMGSSGRSPTPNRTDRFGLTTGDPGFRSITPNVLPTQHNRLLDRGSLTNITTGLRPFAPRTPGDINIEDVVKFSRQGGKLSQGKIKFVGHLPGRSDIYLGVELDKEDGKHDGTFEGVRYYKCKPNKGVFVAFNKVVMAWAPNL, encoded by the exons ATATTATTGAGGATAATTTCTCTGCTGAACGAGAGAAGACCGTGGAAGATGTTGATACATACAGCGACACTAATAAATCTAGTAATGACCAAACAGGGTTACATTATACAGGCAAAATTGAGGACATTATACGACAACAGATGCATTCAGTCAGCCCTGAACAAGAGTTCACAGTTAAATCAGACCATGGTTCTGGCAGACATACACCTATAGGTGATGTTGGTTTTGAGACATACCAAGATGGATTAAATAATTCTTATAGCAAACATTTAAATGCATCTGTCGTGGAGGATGAAATCGAACAGAGTTTTAATCAATCTCAGCATTCTTCAAAACCACAAACCCCACAGCCTACAGTGgaagaaataattgaaaatacatTAAGAGAATCAAGAAGTCAGGAGCGAACAACTCCTCAGTCTGATCGTCTGGCTGACTTTTTCAGCAGCGAAGATCAAAGAATTTCTACTGATAAGATTTTAAATGGTGATGGATCATTAGAATTTGCTGAGCATTACAAATCCCCTTCTAGCTCTGCTCGGCAAACACCACAGAGGGACTTCATAGGTGATGTCCTTGGATTTGACCAGCCTAAATCAACTGAAGGCTCTGTCCATAGTTATGAGCAAAGAAGAACACCCATTAGGTCTGTAGAAGGTTCTCTGCATAGTTCAGCTAGACATACACCTTTAGAAGGTTCCATGCATGGTTCAGATAGGCGTACTTCGTTAGAAGGGTCCCTCCATGGATCAACCAGACACACACCTTTAGAAGGTTCTCTGCATGGATCAGATAGACGTACACCTTTAGATGGTTCCTTTCATGGATCAGATAGACGTACACCATTAGAAGGTTCCCTACATGGCTCACTGGGTAGACATACACCGTTAGATGATATAGTACAAACTGCCTCTCCTGCTGGAAGCCTTCATGGATCAACTCACAGTTCTACACGTCAGACCCCATTACAAACATCTACACGACAAACTCCCTCTGAGACCTTCCGAACAAGCCAGGAAAATTTATATGGGTCACACAGCTCATTACCTGGTCATGGTGGCTCAAGGCCCCTGAGTTTGACGAGTGAACAAGAATTAACACAATACTTTGAGCAGAGCAGTAAAAGAGTTAGTGAACCTGCTTCTACAGGATCAACTAAAACACCAACTCCACAACAATATTCTTCAGGAATACAAAGTAACGGTAATAGAGCTCACGGTGCGTCTAGTTTACCAGTAATCACTACACAGCAGAGACTTCAGGCAGAAAAACGTAGCAAGACACCAGATAATTATATCAGGGTTCCTGGTAGCATGACATCTCCTGCTGCTGTAGCTAGACCATCGTCAGTAACAAGAGGCTCCACCTCCTCATCCAGGGCCAGTAATAGGACTATCACACCAGGGGATGATGTGGAGAGACAACTTTCTATG GACAGTGTGGTGCAGAAAAGAATAGAGGATCTAGAAGATACAGTCAGAAATCTACGTAAATTATTAAGTGCTAGGGAACAAGAGGTCCATGAATTAACTGATCAACTCAATGATATTAGAGACATCAATAGGTCTTTACAAGATGATCTGGAACACAGCAGAGAGAAACAGTCAAGTACACCCAAACCTGGAAAAAATCAGGAG ttaGAAAGACGGTATGGCCTGTTATCCAATGAGAAGGAGATATTAGCACAGGAAGTGGTCAAACTACACGATCACATCAATGATTTACAGCAAAGATTAGAGAGAGATGGACGACCTGATGGAGAGACACATCCTAGTATAAGTAGTTACGATCCAAATAATCCAAACGCTCTTCAAAGAAAaatcg ctGACCTACAAAGTCAAGTACAAGACTTACAAGAAGCCAATGAGTCAGCAGTTTTGGAGGTGAATAATTCAGAGAGGAAAATAAAAGAGCTAACAAAACAGAATGAAGGTTTCAGAACAACACAAAATGTTGGTCATCAGGATTTACACGCAGAGAATAGAATGCTACATGATAAG ATATCCAAACTTTGGGAGCAAGGATATGGAGACAGTACAGATCACAAGGTCAGAGTTGAGAACCAACAGCTGAGAGATGATAATCGTGCCATCAGGGAAAGGAATTATAAACTACATGAAGAAAATCTTAAACTGAAAGAGGAAGTTACAGAAATCAGAAGAGTACTAGAGAGACAAAGCTCAGATTCCAAAATGTCTAGAATTAGTGTTGGTAATTTAG AAAGAGAACATATGGATTCCAAATATTCGAGCCTTGATAGATCAAAACTACCAAGTTTAGGAATAGAAAAATCACCAAACACAAGTTTGACTCTTTTAAATGGACATACTGATCATAGACCTATTCCAGAAAAAGATGGTCATCGCTATAGTTACCGACAAAACAAGGAAGAAAAATTATATACTGGACTAAGTGAGAGAGAAAGTGTAAATAAGTACTCTACTCAAATCGATGATTCTAAATATAGAACAAGTATGGAAAAGTCAGAGCCCTATCTACGAAATACTTACGTCAGTGACGATTTAAAGAGTTCTTATGATACAGATGCAAGAACATTTAGAGATGTAGAAAACAAAGAGGAAAGTCGATTTAGAAGTAGTTTGGAAAGAGCAGAAGCTAAATTGAGAAGTAGTTTAGAGAAAAATTCATATTTAGATAAAATTACACGATACGAAACGAAAGGTACTGATAGATTAAAAACTGATAGGAGTTTAGATAGGAGTTTGGATAGAAGTAGAACTCATGAACGACCAAAGTCAGAAACTTATCGCTCGATGCCGGATGGAATTAGTGACAAAGATGAAAGATCGCCTAGTCAGCGATACGATTTGACCCCAACTCGTCACCATgacaacagaattgacagaaagacagaatatgaaaaaagaaatgattATGGCTTAGAATCTAAAAGTCTGACCAGTATAGATAGGGATTATAAAACACTGACGGCATCTTACCCAGAACTAGCAAGAATAGTACCCACCTCTGATGCAGAAAAACGGAGAG GACTTAACAGGACGGAAGGTTATTTAAGGGACGAAGATATGTCCAGATATACATGCACGCGACCTAGAGTCGACACTCGTATGTCGTATTCCACACAAGATTATCACAACAGGGATTATGATGCTTATAAta GTTATGACAAGAAGTACACATCTTATCAGAGTGATGGGAATGAAAGCGACACTGCCACAGACATACTTGTCTCAGCCCAGCCATACGAACAGAGAATTTCACCTGTATCACCTATAGAGTCACAAGATCATAAAGGTCATTCCAAATATCATCGCCGTAGTTACAGTCAGAGACGGGACTCTTTAGGGTCAGACTGCTCATCGATAGAAGACGTGGAAGAATCATACAGTAAACAACGACTACACAACAGATCCAAGTCAGCTGATGGACGAG AACTTTTAAGACGTACAGAACCAATGGGAAGCTCTGGTAGATCTCCTACTCCCAACAGAACAGACAGATTTGGACTGACGACAGGAGATCCTGGGTTCCGTAGTATCACACCAAATGTTTTACCTACACAGCATAACAGATTATTAGATAGAGG ATCTTTAACAAACATAACAACTGGTTTGAGACCATTTGCACCAAGAACACCTGGCGATATAAACATTGAAGATGTAGTAAAATTCTCTCGACAAGGTGGAAAACTTAGCCAAGGGAAAATCAAATTTGTTGGACATCTTCCAGGCAGAAGTGATATTTACTTAGGAGTAGAGCTTGATAAGGAAG atGGTAAACATGACGGCACATTTGAAGGAGTGAGGTATTATAAATG CAAACCCAATAAAGGAGTGTTTGTAGCATTCAACAAAGTGGTGATGGCTTGGGCTCCAAACTTGTAA